One genomic segment of Candidatus Binatia bacterium includes these proteins:
- a CDS encoding archaemetzincin family Zn-dependent metalloprotease, whose amino-acid sequence MDSQISIVPINTVDAAFLDRLAPCLEERFLVSARVERSLVVPRSSLNATRGQLFVTTLTTKVQRAHPHADSVLLAVTDFDLYKTSHRFIFGDADESQGIAVVSIHRLRSEFYGEPADANLLFQRTLKEAIHELGHAFGLKHCYNARCAMYYSNSIFETDNKMPHFCEICDRRLGRARNEQS is encoded by the coding sequence ATGGATTCGCAGATCAGCATCGTTCCGATCAACACCGTCGACGCTGCGTTCTTGGACCGTCTCGCACCCTGCCTCGAGGAACGGTTTCTCGTCTCGGCGCGCGTCGAGCGTTCGCTCGTCGTCCCACGCAGCTCGCTCAACGCCACGCGAGGCCAGCTCTTCGTCACGACCCTCACGACGAAGGTGCAACGGGCGCATCCCCACGCCGACTCGGTGCTCCTGGCCGTCACCGATTTCGATCTCTACAAGACGTCGCATCGCTTCATCTTCGGCGACGCCGACGAGTCGCAGGGGATCGCCGTCGTCTCGATCCATCGCCTGCGCTCGGAGTTCTACGGCGAGCCGGCCGACGCGAATCTGCTTTTTCAGCGCACGCTAAAGGAGGCGATTCACGAGCTCGGGCACGCCTTCGGACTCAAGCATTGCTACAACGCCCGCTGCGCGATGTACTATTCGAACTCGATCTTCGAGACCGACAATAAGATGCCGCATTTCTGCGAGATCTGCGATCGCCGCCTCGGCCGCGCCCGCAACGAACAGTCTTAG